A region of the bacterium genome:
AACGACGGCCTGCCGGTGGTGGTGACGCTGCACCAATGGCTCTGGCCGACCGACGTGCGCGGTTACAGCTTCGCCCGCGCAGAGGAGGCGTTGGAGCTGATCGAGGACGACCCGCATGTCGTCGCCGTCATCAGCGCCCACTACCACAGTGGAAGGGTCGAGGAGCGGAACGGCATCCACTACTGCACCGCGCGGTCGCTGGCCGAGCCCCCGTTCTGCACCAGCACGTTCGAGGTGGCCGACGGGGCGCTGGTGTGGACCGAATACAGCCTGTCAGCGCGGGAGCGCCGGTTCGTGGCCGAGGAGCCCCGGACGTTCCGGTTGCGGTGAGGGGAGGGCGGAGATAGCGACCAGCCGCGCAAAGTCCTCCGTCAGATTGAGCACGAAAGCAGGAATACTCCCGCGCGGTGGGGAATGGTAAGAGTGGGCCTAACCTCGTACAGTCGTCCACGCTGCCTCACCTGACCGGAGGGCGAAGTCATGCGACATCGTGGTTTCACACTGATCGAGCTTCTGGTAGTCATCGCGATCATCGCGATACTGGCGGCGATACTGTTTCCTGTCTTCGCCAAAGCCCGCGAGAAGGCGCGACAGAGCAGTTGCTCCAGCAACCTCAAGCAGTTGGCCGTCGGGCATCTGATGTACGCTCAGGATTACGACGAGATGTTCGTGTTCAACTGCCGCGTGGGAGTGACCAACTCGTACTGGATCTACCCGATCGCCCCGTACCTGAAGAACCAGCAGATATACGTCTGCCCGTCCACCAACGCGTGGTCCCTGGGCTATGCGCGTGTCATTGGCGGCGCCTACAGCAGCACCCCGGCCACTCAGGGAGGCATTGAGCGGCCGGCGGAGCGGGTGCTGATGGCCGATAGCTGCCGCTACAGCGCTCTGTACAATGCGTGGTATGGCAACGGTAGCCGCCCCGACGTCCACTGCGAGTGCCGGCAGGCCCACAACGACGGCTGCAACATCGCCTTCTGCGACGGGCACGTCAAGTGGTTCAGGCAACCCACGAAGGCCGACTACCTGTACACGTATACCTTCGACAACGGCGCAACCGACTGAGGATGCCGGGGCGCGCCGGTCGCGGTCGGTGACCGCTCCTACGGCGAGCGGGCGTGGTTGGGAGGCCCCGTACGGGACCTCCCGTGGCGCTTCCGGTCGGCTACTCCCCGGTGTGTCAGTGCGTGCAAGTGGTCACCGACCGCGACTGCAATCCTCCAGCAGCTTCCTCACCGCCGCCAGGTCCGCGTCTTGCCCCTGCGCCGGGAACGGGAACGGCGCCAGCCACCAGTCCTCGGTGAACGAGCACGCCTGCCCCGGTTGCAGAATCTCCATGGGGCCAATGGGCTCCAGCTCGCAGAAGTCCACCGGCAGTGAGCGCTGCTCCGGCGGCTTCTGGCGGTCCTCGATGAACGGGTAGTAGTACAGCGACAGCGAGGCGGCGCACATCTCGTTGTAGGCGCGCTCGGGGTACACCACCCACTGCTTCACGAACGCCAGGTTGTTGCGCATCAGGTACGCCAGGCAGCCCGGCTCGGGATCGAGCATGAACTTCGAGAAGGGCGGGTCACCGTTGATTTCCAGGAAACCGTCGCGCACCCGGACGTGCTCCTGGGGCTTGGGCGCGTAGTCCATGACGGCGCCGGGGCCGTAGGTGAGGTAGCCCTTCGGGAAGCGACTGCGGGGGTTCAGCGGCACCAGAGCGATGCCGTTGCCCTGGGCGAACGTGCGGCTCCAGTGGCACACGCGCTGGATGCGGTTGCTGCGGTTGATGATCTTCTGCGTGAAGCACAGGTGCGCGTCCGGGCCGAGGCGGAAGGTGCGCACCAGTTGCAGCCCCAGGTTGCGGTCAATGGGGCTGACCATCTCCGCCTCGCCCGGGCCTGTGAAGCGCGCCCTCCACGGCCCCAGCCACAGGTCCATGCGCCGCCCGACACGCATCTCGGGGCCGACATCGCACCGCCCGCCGTAGGGGTCCACGACCTTCATTCCTGGCTGCCAGGTGTAGCCGTACTGCGCCGGGTTGAGCGGGATGGCCTCCTGGCCGCCCAGCGCGTACGACAGCACGCGCGCGCCGCAGTGCGGCCCCAGGATCACCCGCGCCTGGTCCGTGGCCAGCTCCAGGCAGTTGTCGTAGCCGGCGAAGCTGACGAGGCGGTTGGTCGGTGCGGCCAGGCCCAGGGCCGGCCACAGCAGGGCGCACACGAGGCAGGGGAGAGGGAACCGCATGGGAGCCTCCGCGGACGGGATGCAGGACCTTTCCGTGCGGGGCTTCGGGTCTCCTGCCGCCCGCCCTCACGCCGCCCGTGACGAGGTCTCCGGGACACACAGCTTGTAGCCGACGCCCGGGACCGTGATGATGTACTGTGGGTGTCGCGGGTCCGGTTCGAGCTTGGCGCGCAGGCGGCCGATGTGGACATCCAGGGTGCGCGTGCGAATCGCCGCGTCATACCCCCACACGCGCAGCAGCAGATGCGGGGTCCGGGCCACCGAGCCGCGGTTCTCGGCCAGCACCGACAGCAGCTCGAACTCCTTGGGCGTCAGGTGGACGGGACTGCCCCCCCTGAGCACCTGGTGGTTGTCCGGGTCAAGCTGCAGGTCGCCCAGGTCCAACAGCGGCGTAGCCGGCCCACGCGTAGCGTAGGTGCCCGAGCGGCGGAGTTGGGCGTCTATGCGCGCCACCAGCTCCCGGCAGCCGAAGGGCTTCACGAGGTAGTCGTCAGCCCCGACTTCCAGGCC
Encoded here:
- a CDS encoding response regulator transcription factor; this encodes MPHSLLICEDDDMLAGTLRDQLEACGHRVTLCREGQAALARLAEESYSLLLLDLILPDMDGFDVCRRMRKSCHIPVIMITGRRGEVDRVVGLEVGADDYLVKPFGCRELVARIDAQLRRSGTYATRGPATPLLDLGDLQLDPDNHQVLRGGSPVHLTPKEFELLSVLAENRGSVARTPHLLLRVWGYDAAIRTRTLDVHIGRLRAKLEPDPRHPQYIITVPGVGYKLCVPETSSRAA